Proteins from one Dama dama isolate Ldn47 chromosome 12, ASM3311817v1, whole genome shotgun sequence genomic window:
- the WDR89 gene encoding WD repeat-containing protein 89, whose translation MEKIEEQFANLNIVKRSSETKEPTYLLGIDTSKTVQTEKGSLVAVLCSNGSIRIYDKERLNVLREFRGYPGLNGVKFANSRDYVYSSCTDGTVKCWDARLAGGKPVQLFKGYPSNVFISFDISSNDHVICAGTEKVDDDALLVFWDARINSQDLSTAKEPLGAYSETHSDDITQVCFHPSNPNMVVSGSTDGLVNVFDISADNEDDALVTTCNSVSSVSFIGWSGKDYKQIYCMTHDEGFCWWDLNHLDTDEPITCLNIPDVREVIKVKEGNLDYLIGGLYHEKTDKLFVVGGTNTGIIHIMSCMTSGLVHVTSLQGGHAAIVRSFCWNMQDDSLLTGGEDAQLLLWKPGAVEKTFTKKDSMKIASSVYQRVRVHSNDSYKKRKRQ comes from the coding sequence ATGGAGAAGATTGAAGAACAATTTGCCAACTTGAACATTGTTAAACGTTCctcagaaactaaagagcctactTACCTGCTTGGCATAGACACGTCAAAGACTgtacaaacagaaaaaggaagctTGGTTGCTGTTTTATGTTCTAATGGATCAATCAGAATATATGATAAAGAAAGGTTAAATGTACTACGAGAATTTAGAGGGTATCCTGGACTTAATGGAGTCAAGTTTGCAAATTCCCGTGACTATGTGTATTCCTCATGCACGGATGGCACGGTTAAGTGTTGGGATGCTCGACTGGCCGGTGGAAAACCTGTCCAGCTGTTCAAGGGTTACCCTTCCAATGTTTTTATCAGTTTTGATATCAGCTCTAATGATCATGTCATTTGTGCTGGTACAGAAAAAGTTGATGATGATGCATTGTTGGTATTTTGGGATGCAAGAATTAATTCTCAGGACTTGTCTACTGCCAAAGAGCCACTTGGTGCATATTCAGAGACACATAGTGATGATATCACTCAAGTATGTTTCCATCCCAGTAATCCAAACATGGTAGTCTCAGGTTCAACTGATGGCCTGGTAAATGTATTTGATATTAGCGCGGATAATGAAGACGATGCACTGGTCACAACCTGTAACTCAGTTTCATCAGTAAGCTTTATTGGTTGGTCTGGGAAAGATTATAAACAGATTTACTGCATGACACATGATGAGGGATTTTGTTGGTGGGATCTTAATCATCTGGATACAGATGAACCAATTACATGTTTGAACATTCCAGATGTCAGAGAAGTaattaaagtgaaagaagggaaTTTGGACTATTTGATTGGTGGCCTATATCATGAAAAGACGGACAAATTGTTTGTTGTTGGAGGGACAAACACAGGAATTATTCACATAATGAGCTGTATGACATCAGGATTGGTCCACGTGACCAGCCTTCAAGGAGGGCATGCTGCTATAGTCCGGTCCTTCTGTTGGAATATGCAGGATGATTCTTTGCTAACTGGAGGAGAAGACGCACAGTTGTTACTTTGGAAACCTGGAGCAGTAGAGAAGACATTTACAAAGAAAGACAGCATGAAAATAGCATCCTCTGTATACCAGCGCGTTCGCGTTCACAGTAATGATTcttataaaaaaaggaaaaggcaatga